In Oncorhynchus tshawytscha isolate Ot180627B linkage group LG01, Otsh_v2.0, whole genome shotgun sequence, the genomic stretch agatATGAACATATGATCCCTCTCTGGATTAGTAACATCGTCGTGACAAATCCTGACAGTAAATGTTATGTAGCCTGATTTGGAGCCAGTTAGACATGTGTTGCTTTGTAGGAAGGAAGACCCTATGAGCCCACCTCGGATGTAACCCTTCTCCTTGACGAACTGCAGTGTGGGTCGTTTCAGGAGGAACTTCATCAGCTTGGTACGAACCTTCTTCTGTTCGGTCTCTCCCCCAGAGGAGGTGGCCGTGCTCGGTCTGGaagctggggaggaggaggagaaggaagacaaggaggaggaagaggagggagggtacATGAGGGGGGGGTACACAGTCACGAAACATGAGCAAGTTGACCTAGCGGAGGCTATTGCAGCTGAAACGTCTGCTACAGTGTATTTGGAGCAAGGAGAacttacacctcctcctcctgtccatgGTACCTGGTGACCTCTGatctctgtctgtactgtaggacTTCTCACTGAtgtccccatcctcctcctcagaTTGGTGGTGTTCCTGGTCCTGCAATGTCATTGACTAACATGCATGATGTTTGAACCAGCAGCCTTAAAGGTAACTGACCTAAATTAACCTTCATTAGggagtttttacattttttatccaGTACATATTTGTCTCCATGTACCTGGTAGCACGTTAACGTGTGCGAGTTATTTCACTTAAAGAAACATACCAGCTGTCGTATGGTGTCCATTAGAACTTTGTGCCAGTCGTTGATGATACTCTCAGTGTCGTACTGTAGCAGAAACTCAACGCCATTTCTGTCTTTTAACTGAAGACAACATAGAGAGGTTATTATACGTTAAACATTTGCTTTACAGATTTATACAGAGGGTAACAGTCTTGGATTAATGGCAAATGTATTCTCACATGATGTTGCTTCCCAGAATCACTTATCACAATGGGCAGGAAATTGGTATGCTTGAATTAAGTCTATCCTGTTAGGATTGTCTTTTCTGTATCTAGTACAACTCCTATTATGATTCCATAGCAACCAACTGTTAACTCACTTCTACAACATTCTTTTTGCTGGATTTATCCCTCAGAGCCCAGCCAATCTTTGCCCCTCGTAGATCCACCGTGACCTCTGGGACGATCTGATTGGTCTTGATCtgtgaagagagaaagacatcatggaggaccaGTTGATGAAAACTGACAGCACTGCATTCCATGAAATCAGACAGCTGGACAAAGCTTTGACTGTCATGCCTCATTGAGCCTTCAGGGCTTGTCTGTGCTGAGCAGTCACTCTGTCATGGCTTCAACACAACATCCTGTATGTTGTATTCTAAGATGTTCACAGCATTCTTTCATTCCTTCTAATAAGACACAGTGAAACATTTTACTGTAGATGTTTCTGATACCATGTCTAGGTGTTCAGCTCAGTGCTAATGTCTCAAAGCTGTTAGTTCCCTCACTCCCTCAGAAATGTACTGAATGTCCCAGGACAGGAATGTAGACTTCCCACATAGTCAGGTGAGGGAATGTGTAACCAAGGAGATGTTAGAAATATTTTTCTGTGCAGGTAACACATGTACACCTCTCACTCACAGAGGCTCCCATGGCTGCAGACTTGGGCTCTTTATGGAAGGTCAGAACTCCTCCGTGAAGAACCGTCCATGACTGGGCCCAGTTTTTCCTACAGGAAAGTCACTGAGTGTGAGCTGTACTGTACTTCAGGGAATGTTGCAGTGTAGAAAGTCATTTGGTAATGTAATGGATGTAATGGATAATGGATGACTATACATTCAAGTAGATGGCTGATTATTCCATGTCTTTCATGTCAGCTATGCCCAGACTTTGGATGAGGTCAGAATTACCTTACTCTTTTCCCGTTCTCTGACACTTTAGTTTTGTTGAGTATTCCAACTTTTTCCAAACTCTGCACCTGAAAAAGGATCCACACATAACATGCTTTTAAGGATGAGGCCAAGTGTTCAAGTGAGACATCATTATTGGTGCCTTGATACTAACCTTAAGCTCTACTAATAGAAATGCACAAAAAAGCAACAGGCGGATTTGACAACTGTGGCTAAACTCTCACAACAAGCTACTTTGTCTTAGCTCGTGAACAGACACCACTACGTTTTATAATGAACAGCATGGAGGGGATGAAAGCACAGACATTTTTGACTAGTGCATGCTTTCTTTCAGGGTGTAGTGAGGTGTGATGAGGGGGTGTGGCAGTTCGTGGTTTTGGCTGACAGTTTGCCAATGGTGATGTGACATCAGCTGTCCTCGGAAGGGAAATCAATTAATATACCAGGAAATATTAAATTTCCCAAGTGACATCTGTTTTCCACTCTCCCAGGGGTAGCTATGCCATATCAGAATAGTCCCAAGCAACTACTACTCTACAAGTACAACACACCATTAGTACGTCACACCATTAGCCCTTCGATAGATAGCATGCATgtattacagtaccagtcaaaagtttggacacactctagggtttttctttatttttactattttctacattgtagaataatagtgaatacttcaaaaacatgaaataacacatatagaatcatgtagtaacctaaagtgttaaacaaataaaaatagattttacatttgagattcttcaacgtagccaccctttgccttgctgaCAACTTTgaacattcttggcattctctcaaccagcttaacctgaaatgcttttccaacagtcttaaagtagttcccacatatgctgagcacttggctgcttttccttcactgagaggtccaacttatcccaaaccatctcaattgggttgaggttgggtgattgtggtcatctgatgcagcactccatcactctccttattggtcaaatagcccctacacagcctggaagtatgttgggtcattgtcttgctgaaaaaCGAAttctagtcccactaagcccaaaccagatgggatggtagccatgctggttaagtgtgtcttaaattctaaataaatcactgacagtgtcaccagcaaagcacccccacaccatcaaacctcctcctccatgtttcacggtgggaaccacacatgcagagataaaccgttcacctactctgcatctcacagacACGGTGGTTGgcaccaaaaatctcaaatttggactcatctaACCAAAGGCCAGATTTCagccagtctaatgtccattgcttgtatttcttagcccaagcatgtctcttcttattattggtgtcctttagtactggtttctctgcagcaatttgaccatgattcacacagtctcctctgaacagttgatgttgagatgtgtctgttacttgaactctgtgaagaatttatttgggctgcaaatgttgaggctggtaactcaaatgaacatatcctctgcagcagaggtaagtctgggtcttccttttctgtggcggtcctcatgatagccactttcatcacagcgcttgatggttcttGACATTTCTTGaaatttaccaaatagggctatcttctgtataccacccctacctttccACAACAAAACTCattggctttaaaaaaaaaaatatatatatatatatataaataatcctttatttaactaggcaagtcagttaagaacaaattcttatgcattaagaaggaaagatattccacaaattaacttcaacaaggtaattgaaatgcattacaggtgactacctcatgaagctggttgatagaataccaagagtgtgcaaagctttcaccaaggcaaaggatggctactttgaagtatattttgatttgtttaacactttttggttactacatgattccatgttttatttcatagttgtaatgtcttcactattattctacaatgtagaaaatcgtaaaACAAATTGgatctctttttttttaaacacattgtGCCGCTGAGACTCTGGGCTCTGATTGGAGTCGCTTCTTTGGAGTCTCAACCAATTAGGCCTTCAGGAAAAAACACAAAGCAGTGCTCTAGCTGGGGCATCACAGAACTGTCATTTTAGCTAGAACAGGACTGATCTAATCTGATGAGGATCAGCAGGAGAGGGCaggtgaggaggacaggagaggaggaggagaactcACGTGGTGCTGCCCCATCTCTGGAGAGTTGTTCACACAGGAGCCGTAGTCTGAGGCATTTCTTCTGTGAGTCGGGGAGAACTTTTGCCCAACAGGAGAAGAATAATGGATGCTTTACTTATACTTAATTCCTAACTTCCTAGTGTCTGCAATCACTTAATCTTACCCCAGAGTATACGGAATACTCTGTCGTGGTACACAGTCTACTCTGTCGTGGTACACAGTCTACTCTGTCGTGGTACACTGTCGTGGTACACAGTCTACTCTGTCGTGGTACACTGTCTACTCTGTTGTGGTACACTGTCTACTCTGTCGTGGTACACTGTCTACTCTGTTGTGGTACACTGTCTACTCTGTCGTAGTACACTGTCTACTCTGTCGTGGTACACTGTCTACTCTGTCGTGGTACACTGTCTACTCTGTAGTGGTACACTGTCTACTCTGTAGTGGTACACTGTCTACTCTGTAGTGGTACACTGTCTACTCTGTCGTGGTACACTGTCTACTCTGTTGTGGTACACTGTCTACTCTGTTGTGGTACACTGTCTACTCTGTTGTGGTACACTGTCTACACTGTCGTGGTACACTGTCTACTCTGTTGTGGTACACTGTCTACTCTGTTGTGGTACATTGAACACAAGGTTGACTGAAATGTCCCAGGTGCTGGGCGCTCTCTCGTTTAGAAAGCGGTGTCAGGGTGGCTCAGTATGAAAGCTGAGGGTCAGGGGTTTCATAAGGTGCTCAGTCACTTCACTCTGCCTTACTGAACACTGTGGTCAGAGCCAGCTGACACACCTACTCTACCTCATAGCTCTACTGTGGTGGGCTCTGTGTTTGGGGACGTGAGGTATGTTAATGCTCCAGTATGTGTTATTAGTCCTCACCACCTCCTGCAGGGCTGAGCTGACATAAGTTGCACCCATGGTGTGTCTCCAGTTCTTCATGACCGTTAAAGAGACCCCGTCCAGCTCAACACCGTTCCCCACCTTGGACTGGCCTGACACTACAGGGGCCTTGGTTGGTCAAATGATAATGGAGAAATGCATGTTCACAGAGGAGAAATCTTTCACATCTACATGAGGAAAATACTGATCTAAACCGGCCAAGATGAACCTCTCTGTAAGTCATGCACAACATGTTGCTGAGGACATGAAGAAGGGGAGGAGCTCACTGTGGCCTTGTGTTCCAATGGGAATGAAGAGGAGTGATAATAACAGAATGCGGTCTTTGCTATAGGCAAATTTAGATCAATCTATTCACATGAATGAGATCTTCCATTTCATACTCGCTATGGGTGTTTTCTAATCTTGATCTCTACCTCAGGCAGGTTCCACTGGGATCTGGAGCCATCTCTAAGGTAGTAGTACGCCAGTCCTCTGTCATCCAATGATTTGATCCACTGTtaccacacacacaatgacaaagacTCCCGGTTAAATATTGACTTTACTGAACCTTTCTGGAGAAAACGTAGTGCATATTACGTAGTGCATACACTTACGACATCTTCTAGTCTAATAGCATAACGGTGCATTTAGCCGTGATGTTCCTTCAAGCTGAGTGACACGGTTTACCCCTAGACTGCATTCATGGACAGCTCTCACTTGAAAAGTACATTTTTATCTCAAATGAGACTAACCAGAATAAATAACGTCTAAATAAAGGGTCAATAAGACTAACCAGAATAAATAAAGTCTAAATAAAGGGTCAATAAGACTAGCCAGAATAAATAACATCTAAATAAAGGGTCAATAAGACTAACCAGAATAAATAACATCTAAATAAAGGGTCAATAAGACTAACCAGAATAAATAACATCTAAATAAAGGGTCAATAAGACTAACCAGAAGAAATAAAGTCTAAATAAAGGGTCAATAAGACTAACCAGAATAAATAACATCTAAATAAAGGGTCAATAAGACTAACCAGAATAAATAAAGTCTAAATAAAGGGCCAATAAGACTAACCAGAATAAATAACATCTAAATAAAGGGTCTGTGTACCTGATCAGGTGAGTGTCTGTTGGAGAACACCCAAGTCCCATCAGGGTCTATGTTGAGGTTCCAGCCCGTCGGGGCACTCCTGTCCAGGCTGGCCCTGGGGATGACTGCCCGGGTCACATGGCTGGGGGTGTAGTCCTTAGGGAAGGAGTGAGGGGTCACAGGGGACACAGCCAACAACTCCTCTTCTGGTAGGTCAACCTCGGCTAGGTAGTTATCTGCTGGGTAGTCATCCTCAGGCAGGGgaggctggacacacacacacacacacacacacacacacacacacacacacacacggtttatGCATTGCACAAACAtcatgtcagacacacacacgcacgcagttGTGtaaacagacacatgcacacacccatacgcatgtacacagacagacacacacgttgTGATAATGTTACATTCAGTGTTCTACTTCAAAACAGATGGAGACCAGGACAATGGATGACTTACCTTCTAGCTTCCTTTTACCTTTTCAAAGATCCTCAATTCAACTGAACAGTTTAAACAGCTTTCAGCTTTTTCTTTCACAAGCCTCTTTAGAATGGTGAAAACTCAACAATGCAGTTTGCAAAAATCTCACAATTAGTCAATGTGGGAATGTACAGAATGTACATAATCTATGAAAACCAACTCTCTgctatgtactgtaggtgtaggACTTAGTAGGAGGATAATTACATAATCATGAAAACCAACTGTctgctatgtactgtatgtgtaggacTTAGCAGGAGGATAATTACATAATCTATGAAAACCAACTGTctgctatgtactgtatgtgtaggacTTAGCAGGAGGACACAGCCATAATCTGAAAACCTACTGTAGGTCTGGTAGGTCTATGAAAACCAACTGTCTGCTATGCTAGGTAGTTATCTGCAGGAGGATAGTCATAATCTATGAAAACCAACTGTCTgctatgtactgtaggtgtaggACCTAGCAGGAGGATAATTACATAATCTATGAAAACCAACTGTCTgctatgtactgtaggtgtaggACCTAGCAGGAGGATAATTACATAATCTATGAAAACCAACTGTCTgctatgtactgtaggtgtaggACCTAGCAGGAGGATAATTACATAATCTATGAAAACCAACTGTCTgctatgtactgtaggtgtaggACCTAGCAGGAGGATAATTACATAATCTATGAAAACCAACTGTCTGCTAAAACAGGTGTAGGACTAAGGACAATACATAATCTATGAAAACCAACTGTCTgctatgtactgtaggtgtaggACCTTTTAGCAAGGAGGATAATCTATGAAAACCAACTGTCTgctatgtactgtaggtgtaggACCTAGCAGGAGGATAATTACATAATCTATGAAAACCAACTGTCTGCTATGTACTGTAGGTTAGGACCTAGCAGGAGGATTACATAATCTATGAAAACCAACTGTCTTTATGTAAGGTGTAGGACCTAGCAGGAGGATAATTACATAATCTATGAAAACCAACTCTCTgctatgtactgtaggtgtaggACCTAGCAGGAGGATAATTACATAATCTATGAAAACCAACTGTCTgctatgtactgtaggtgtaggACCTAGCAGGAGGATAGTTACATAATCTATGAAAACCAACTGTCTgctatgtactgtaggtgtaggACCTAGCAGGAGGATAGTTACATAATCTATGAAAACCAACTGTCTgctatgtactgtaggtgtaggACCTAGCAGGAGGATAGTTACATAATCTATGAAAACCAACTGTCTgctatgtactgtaggtgtaggACCTAGCAGGAGGATAATTACATAATCTATGAAAACCAACTCTCTgctatgtactgtaggtgtaggACCTAGCAGGAGGATAATTACATAATCTATGAAAACCAACTCTCTGCTATGTACGGTAGGTGTAGGACCTAGCAGGAGGATAATTACATAATCTATGAAAACCAACTCTCTGCTATGTACGGTAGGTGTAGGACTTAGCAGGAGGATAGTTACATAATCATGAAAACCAACTGTCTGCTATGTACGGTAGGTGTAGGACCTAGCAGGAGGATAGTTACATAATCTATGAAAACCAACTGTCTGCTATGTACGGTAGGTGTAGGACCTAGCAGGAGGATAATTACATAATCTATGAAAACCAACTGTCTgctatgtactgtaggtgtaggACTTAGCAGGAGGATAATTACATAATCTATGAAAACCAACTGTCTgctatgtactgtaggtgtaggACTTAGTAGGAGCTTAAACTTCATTAAAAAGATGAGCGTATTATTTGTAGACGTCCCATGATGAAACTAAAATAGACTGGGTGTTTAAGTGGAGCAGGCTTTACCGGCCCTTCCTCCAGAGACCGGAGCCCACTCAGAGGCTCCATCAGAGCGGGGTAGGGGCACTGTGGCTCTGGGGACTCCCAAGACGTCTCCCCCGGGTTGTAGAAGTACTGGCGGCCGCTGGTCACATCCAAACACTGCTCCCAGTCAGAGGTCCATGCAGGGGGGGAGGCGGAggtgggggacagggaggggaacTGAGAGGAGGGCGAACACACAGACACCTCGGCGGGAGCCTCAGGGTCTATGTGGGGGTTGTCCCAGGTGGTCTGCCCCGATTCGGGGTGGTAGTAGTACTCCCGTCCACTCTCCTGGTCAGTGTGCACCTCCCATCCCTTAGAGTCCAGGTATGGAAGAGTGCAGGGAGGGGAGAAGGCTGAGGGAGGGGACTCAGAGATGTTTCTGCCGAGCTCCGCTACATTAACGTACACAGCGTTCTGGACACTCTCTTTGACCTATGGGAAGAGCAGATAATATGGGGACAGAGGTCAGCTGGAAAAGTTTCGAACTAAAGTGTGACACCAAGTAGGTAGAACATTATCTGATGCCAGATCTGTTTGCACTGTCTTTACAACAAATTTACAGCAGgaacacaaactgatctgggaccaggttgagGCTAAGTGACACTGAGTCACTCTAGACGGTCAAAATGCTTCTTGCAACAGAGAGCCAAGCCTGTGAACAACATAACCAAAATTTACTTTAGTCTATCACCTCTACAGACAGTCAGTTGGTTCTGTGTAGATAAAAGTAGTTGTTCTTTTCTGGAGGAACAAGAGGCTTATAGCACTCAGTGAGAGGgtgacagagcagaacagagacggTCTTCCGGAGCAGTCAGCTCAGGAAGTAAATTCTAAAGCTGAAGAGAGAGCATCAAGCTCCAGACCACAAACCAACCAACGCCTCATTTGTGTCTAAATTTACAGACGCCCACTATTactaaacctattccccctcaggagcctGAAATTTGTTTGATATGGGTAGTCAGATcatcaaaaagttatacagctgcaccatcacctcttggtacggcaactgctcggcatccgacagCTTCTAATCCCAAACCATtacactgctaaatagttaatcaaatgactacccagactatatGCATTGTTCCCATTTGATACATTGCTGCTACTGATTGTTTATTATTTATGAGtcgtcacttcacccctacctacatgtacatattacctcgactaacatgtacccctgcacattgactcggtaccggtaccccctgtatatagcctcgttattgttattttattgtgttgcttttttttcttattttagtttatttattttttagcaaatatttttctttaattaaaaaaaatcctttattgttggttaagggcttgtaagcatttcatgttgtattcagcacatgtgacaaataaaatgtgatttgattgattACCCAGTTACCTACAGACACTGAAACTGCATTGCCAAAACTGGAGGTGCAACAGGGATGTACAAAGTTCACCACTCAACAAACTGAAACTGTACTGCTTCACAATACTGCCGAGGCATTCATATGTGACACTGTCTTCCATTTAGGTGGGGTTTTCCAGTGAAAAGAAAGATTAATGACAGCTGTCCACAAAGAAATATGcaagcagggttgggtaggttatttTCCAaagtaatccgttacagttaacAGTTACTTGTCCAAAATTGTAAATCAGTatatgtaacttttggattacccaaacgaAATAAGGTAATCTTATTACTTTTCCCTTAAatggcattagaagaagacaaaaaataTCCATCAAAAGCATTTTGTGTGCCATCATAGAGGTCTCTGACTTCTGGTGGACACTCTCAGGTGGAATACATTTTAACTTGCGCCTTGGTTtgatgctgatttgaatgtctatgagaaaacagaaaggtatCAATGTATTtctcaaacatcctttctgaattgaaCTGTAATCCAATAAATAATCatgtagtttttcaaaagtatctaatCTGATTACAGtaggttttttttttgtaatcagatgacatgtaatcagttactccccaaccctgtacGCAAGGCCAATATTCAGGTTTCATGCAACAGTTTCACAATGGTTACTGACACAATGGTTACTAATTGAAGCCAGTCAAAAAACTATGTCAAGAATGCTTACATGACTCAAACAGCTGACTGAATATAACTTCAAATACTCTTTATTCTTCCTCTTATCTGGAACCCACAGCTATAGAAAGTTCCAATATTTTACCGTATGAAGCACAAAACGCAATTCAGAGTATGTAAATATAGGCCTAGTCAAAGCCAATACACATGGTAAGGATTGTCGAGTTAACCTTGTTAGCATAAATGTTAGTCTTGTTGTCATTGTTGCAGCTGCCTTAAGTAATTGCTCCTCTGGGATAAATAAAGTTGTTTTAATTTAATAAATGAGAGAAGTAAATGAGTGTCCATCCTTCCAGTAAACATTGGCACACTCACTCACTGATACCACATTGCCAGAGTCTCACCTGGAGCCTCACCTGTTCCAGAGGTCAGAGTCTCACCTGGAGTCTCACCTGTTCTAGAGGCCAGTGCCTCACCTGGAGTCTCACCTGTTCTAGAGGCCAGAGCCTCACCTGGACTCTCACCTGTTCCAGAGGCCAGAGCCTCACCTGTTCCAGAGGACAGAGTCTCAACTGGGCCAGAGTCTCACATGGAGTCTCATCTCTTCCAGAGGCCAGATCTTCACATGGAGGCTCACCTGTTCCAGAGGCCAGAGACTCACATGTTCCAGAGGCCAGAGACTCAACTGGGCCAGAGTCTCACCTGGAGTCTCATCTATTCCAGAGGCCAGAGCCTCACCTGGAGGCTCACCTGTTCCAGAGGTCAGAGTCTCACCTGGAGGCTCACCTGTTCCAGAGGCCAGAGTCTCACCTGTTCCAGAGGTCAGAGTCTCACCTGTTCCAGAGGCCAGAGTCTCACCTGTTCCAGAGGTCAGAGTCTCACCTGGATGCTCACCTGTTCCAGAGGCCAGAGTCACACCTGTTCCAGAGGTCAGAGTCTCACCTGTTCCAGAGGTCAGAGTCTCACCTGGATGCTCACCTGTTCCAGAGGCCAGAGTCTCACCTGTTCCAGAGGTCAGAGTCTCACCTGTTCCAGAGGCCAGAGTCTCACCTGGATGCTCACCTGTTTCAGAGGTCAGAGTCTCACCTGGAGTCTCACCTGTTCCAGAGGCCATAGCCTCACCTGGAGCCTCACCTGTTCCAGAGGTCAGAGTCTCACCTGGAGTCTCACCTGTTCTAGAGGCCAGTGCCTCACCTGGAGTCTCACCTGTTCTAGAGGCCAGAGCCTCACCTGGACTCTCACCTGTTCCAGAGGCCAGAGCCTCACCTGTTCCAGAGGACAGAGTCTCAACTGGGCCAGAGTCTCAGTCTCCTTCCAGAGGCCAGATCTTCACATGCTCACCTGTTCCAGAGGCCAGAGACTCACATGTTCCAGAGGCCAGAGACTCACTGGGCCAGAGTCTGTCTCATCTATTCCAGAGGCCAGAGCCTCACCAGCTCACCTGTTCCAGAGGTCAGAGTCTCACCTGGAGGCTCACCTGTTCCAGAGGCCAGAGTCTCACCTGTTCCAGAGGTCAGAGTCTCACCTGTTCCAGAGGCCAGAGTCTCACCTGTTCCAGAGGTCAGAGTCTCACCTGGATGCTCACCTGTTCCAGAGGCCAGAGTCACACCTGTTCCAGAGGTCAGAGTCTCACCTGTTCCAGAGGTCAGAGTCTCACCTGGATGCTCACCTGTTCCAGAGGCCAGAGTCTCACCTGTTCCAGAGGCCAGAGCCTCACCTGGAGGATCACCTGTTCCAGAGGTCAGAGCCTCACCTGGAGGATCACCTGTTCCAGAGGTCAGAGCCTCACCTGGATGCTCACCTGTTCCAGAGGCCAGAGTCTCACCTGTTTCAGAGGTCAGAGTCTCACCTGGAGTCTCACCTGTTCCAGTGGCCAGTCTCACCTGGATGCTCACCTGTTCCAGAGGTCAGAGTCTCA encodes the following:
- the LOC112261406 gene encoding rho GTPase-activating protein 27-like isoform X4, which codes for MAMVQVQFEYEYTAKDGALVSIKPNERYILVSRTNDYWWHVRKDQRTKPFYIPAKYVRELSVKTQGPLDLTNSGTQSRTFLLSTTDREPLDMSNKGQWSGAVTKVHMSMDHSARATTLRMSTFGVSLDIDDIKHYEHMKTMVGLQTSNNETRDIKPHDLKRRSLAPGFSFTSASDAQGLGDMLQHCSLKLHVSPEPTSRLPQLTDFVGTELAGSLGSTETPAEQQQSLDRTSGPIDITAPSPTAQVKESVQNAVYVNVAELGRNISESPPSAFSPPCTLPYLDSKGWEVHTDQESGREYYYHPESGQTTWDNPHIDPEAPAEVSVCSPSSQFPSLSPTSASPPAWTSDWEQCLDVTSGRQYFYNPGETSWESPEPQCPYPALMEPLSGLRSLEEGPPPLPEDDYPADNYLAEVDLPEEELLAVSPVTPHSFPKDYTPSHVTRAVIPRASLDRSAPTGWNLNIDPDGTWVFSNRHSPDQFSPTHRRNASDYGSCVNNSPEMGQHHVQSLEKVGILNKTKVSENGKRVRKNWAQSWTVLHGGVLTFHKEPKSAAMGASIKTNQIVPEVTVDLRGAKIGWALRDKSSKKNVVELKDRNGVEFLLQYDTESIINDWHKVLMDTIRQLDQEHHQSEEEDGDISEKSYSTDRDQRSPGTMDRRRRSSRPSTATSSGGETEQKKVRTKLMKFLLKRPTLQFVKEKGYIRDNVFCCHLAALCAQEKTTIPSFVEKCIRAVEKRGLDMDGLYRVSGNLAVIQKLRFKADHEELDLEDGQWEDIHVITGALKLFFRELPEPLFPFSHFSCFIQAIRTVDYHHKVSYMQELVESLPRPNHDTMELLFSHLRKVIEYGEENRMTVQNVAIVFGPTLLRPEMESANIAMHMVFQNQIVELILNQYEYIFHSS
- the LOC112261406 gene encoding rho GTPase-activating protein 27-like isoform X2, with protein sequence MAMVQVQFEYEYTAKDGALVSIKPNERYILVSRTNDYWWHVRKDQRTKPFYIPAKYVRELSVKTQGPLDLTNSGTQSRTFLLSTTDREPLDMSNKGQWSGAVTKVHMSMDHSARATTLRMSTFGVSLDIDDIKHYEHMKTMVGLQTSNNETRDIKPHDLKRRSLAPGFSFTSASDAQGLGDMLQHCSLKLHVSPEPTSRLPQLTDFVGTELAGSLGSTETPAEQQQSLDRTSGPIDITAPSPTAQVKESVQNAVYVNVAELGRNISESPPSAFSPPCTLPYLDSKGWEVHTDQESGREYYYHPESGQTTWDNPHIDPEAPAEVSVCSPSSQFPSLSPTSASPPAWTSDWEQCLDVTSGRQYFYNPGETSWESPEPQCPYPALMEPLSGLRSLEEGPPPLPEDDYPADNYLAEVDLPEEELLAVSPVTPHSFPKDYTPSHVTRAVIPRASLDRSAPTGWNLNIDPDGTWVFSNRHSPDQWIKSLDDRGLAYYYLRDGSRSQWNLPEAPVVSGQSKVGNGVELDGVSLTVMKNWRHTMGATYVSSALQEVFSPTHRRNASDYGSCVNNSPEMGQHHVQSLEKVGILNKTKVSENGKRVRKNWAQSWTVLHGGVLTFHKEPKSAAMGASIKTNQIVPEVTVDLRGAKIGWALRDKSSKKNVVELKDRNGVEFLLQYDTESIINDWHKVLMDTIRQLDQEHHQSEEEDGDISEKSYSTDRDQRSPASRPSTATSSGGETEQKKVRTKLMKFLLKRPTLQFVKEKGYIRDNVFCCHLAALCAQEKTTIPSFVEKCIRAVEKRGLDMDGLYRVSGNLAVIQKLRFKADHEELDLEDGQWEDIHVITGALKLFFRELPEPLFPFSHFSCFIQAIRTVDYHHKVSYMQELVESLPRPNHDTMELLFSHLRKVIEYGEENRMTVQNVAIVFGPTLLRPEMESANIAMHMVFQNQIVELILNQYEYIFHSS
- the LOC112261406 gene encoding rho GTPase-activating protein 27-like isoform X3, with translation MAMVQVQFEYEYTAKDGALVSIKPNERYILVSRTNDYWWHVRKDQRTKPFYIPAKYVRELSVKTQGPLDLTNSGTQSRTFLLSTTDREPLDMSNKGQWSGAVTKVHMSMDHSARATTLRMSTFGVSLDIDDIKHYEHMKTMVGLQTSNNETRDIKPHDLKRRSLAPGFSFTSASDAQGLGDMLQHCSLKLHVSPEPTSRLPQLTDFVGTELAGSLGSTETPAEQQQSLDRTSGPIDITAPSPTAQVKESVQNAVYVNVAELGRNISESPPSAFSPPCTLPYLDSKGWEVHTDQESGREYYYHPESGQTTWDNPHIDPEAPAEVSVCSPSSQFPSLSPTSASPPAWTSDWEQCLDVTSGRQYFYNPGETSWESPEPQCPYPALMEPLSGLRSLEEGPPPLPEDDYPADNYLAEVDLPEEELLAVSPVTPHSFPKDYTPSHVTRAVIPRASLDRSAPTGWNLNIDPDGTWVFSNRHSPDQWIKSLDDRGLAYYYLRDGSRSQWNLPEFSPTHRRNASDYGSCVNNSPEMGQHHVQSLEKVGILNKTKVSENGKRVRKNWAQSWTVLHGGVLTFHKEPKSAAMGASIKTNQIVPEVTVDLRGAKIGWALRDKSSKKNVVELKDRNGVEFLLQYDTESIINDWHKVLMDTIRQLDQEHHQSEEEDGDISEKSYSTDRDQRSPGTMDRRRRSSRPSTATSSGGETEQKKVRTKLMKFLLKRPTLQFVKEKGYIRDNVFCCHLAALCAQEKTTIPSFVEKCIRAVEKRGLDMDGLYRVSGNLAVIQKLRFKADHEELDLEDGQWEDIHVITGALKLFFRELPEPLFPFSHFSCFIQAIRTVDYHHKVSYMQELVESLPRPNHDTMELLFSHLRKVIEYGEENRMTVQNVAIVFGPTLLRPEMESANIAMHMVFQNQIVELILNQYEYIFHSS